Proteins from a single region of Pseudopedobacter saltans DSM 12145:
- a CDS encoding YDG domain-containing protein, protein MVKFYKSLFLGVFISLISSSLLHAQITEDFEDESFGVNIKQFSTNGYTYDLTGKFHITEYLKTGYNDSDRFIDNFENCSPSDPSGILGSIKPRLAGYIKVESLWLFGSADCNFVSNDGTATIRGKKSGITQYTISLNSSNLNNIQTVNNGFVFVNFANNNYNNIEIDELEFEVGGNLKYLAIDDFRFSHVSLTQATNVSFTTTQQTQTTLDWTNGTGTSRAVFMKAATTGNPVLIDNTSYTANTIFGSGTQIGSSGWYCVYNGTGSSVTVTGLTSNTTYRAMVVEYNGASGSQKYQGVSGTNNPNNVTTSAVVATPVITTSVTTLSAFSTCSGTASAPQSFTVSGSDLTANLTITAPNGFEISTSSAGTYGSSVSMSPTGGTVSNTTIYIRLRADIIGSPSDNITVSSTGATSKTIAVTGTANIPPATPSASSNSPVAVGNTLNLSTPPVSGATYAWTGPNGFSSNAQNPSITNITAASAGTYSVTVTVTATGCTSAAGTTTVVVNVPSGITPDASGIVRVKQNGAGNKTGDSWANAAAELADALKVAKTNTAIKEIWVAGGTYKPMYSPEDGGNFGTDKGRDNTFLLVKDVKIYGGFAGTENALANRNLSLTANASILSGDIDNNDLPDGTNNTNNAYHVVVSSGDAGTATLNGFTIKGGYANGGGNTITVNGNSIMQNSGAGIYNHLSNLLIEFANISYNVSGGGDGAGVCNISSSPKIVNSLIHHNTGSYRGSGVYNAFSPSMPELINVTITDNVNNPTVGVVHNDGGSAIVKNSIIWSNTAKSGIEGNPSIDVKNSIIQGGYAGTVILNADPQFTNAAAGDYTLSASSPAVNKGSNTSFTGLDANTKDLAGNARVYKYASAGVIDMGAYELQADAATAITAVTVPSNATYAIGQTLNFTIKFSGNVNVTTTGGTPRIVMTIGSTTRYATYTSVSGTGDLVFTYTVQSGDLDTDGIAVGSAIDLNGGTITDGASNAVVLTLNGVGSTTGVLVDGVAPSVTSIVRSSGNPSLTNLSQISFDVTFSELVTGVDASDFTLNTSGGITGASVSSISGSGSVYTVTVSTGTGDGTIRLDFNNSGTGIKDIAGNDIAGGYTAGQSYTVDKTAPIIAGVSNGSSYNVNKTITFNEGTATLNGFAFTSGTTVIAEGSHTLIVTDAAGNSATIAFTIDKTAPIVSGVTNSGLYNTDKTISFNEGTATLNGSTFTSGSVVSAEGTYTLVVTDAAGNSTTVSFTIDKTPPTTTVATLALSDDSGVSSTDFITNVAAQTLSGTLSANLQTGETVHISLDNGATYQLATATVGLNTFSLSGVTLSGSSTINVHVADQAGNKGMEYSQAYTLDTTPPTAPSTPGLTAASDSGVSDSDHITNVTQPTFTGTAEAGATITLYSGATVLGTTTATGGNWSITLASALTDGAYSITAKATDIAGNVSSASSAIAITIDTTKPSVAITSSVSTLKKDETATITFTFSEDPGSSFTSADIIISGGTLSALSGTGTTRTATFTPTANVDEGTVSITIAAGSYTDIAGNTGLAGTTPSLTYDTKAPAVPTGLTAIFDNQQSVLNWTANTETDLSSYKIYSGTSANPTTLLATVTKPTVTYTDTGLTNGTTYYYRITAVDQAGNESTYSTEVTAIPEAAQTITFNALTAKTYGDADFDAGAATTSGLTISYNSDNTSVATIVSGKIHIVGAGTANITASQSGDNFYKAAADQVHTLTVNKKILTATSQAVSKTYDGTLTAAINFNAFTTATGLVGTDDVFVTYSSASYDDKHVGVNKAVTINNLALSGTSKNNYSLNVFSTTGSIITKTINVTAQADSRVYNGTTTSSVAPVVSALQTGDVISVQPIQIYNNRNVGSNKTLIPSGLIINDGNNGANYTVNYVNNTSGEITKKAINVTAQADSRVYNGTTTSFITPVTDALQTGDVITVQPVQIYDNRNVGLNKTLIPSGLVINDGNNGANYTVSYVNNTSGEITGKALVITATANNKIYDGNTNATVSLSDNRVSGDVLTLAHTTATFNNKNIGNNKPVSISGISISGADAANYTFNTEASTTANITAKALTISATATDKVYDGNTNATVSLSDNRVTGDVLTLANTAATFDNKNVGANKAVSVSGISISGSDAVNYTFNNTAATTANVTPAKLSYVASPVTKVYGDANPLLTGTVTGFVTGDTQANATTGTLSFSTAASNASGIGSYAITGSGLSAQNYTLEQAAGNAAALTVTARPVTIKADAKAKIYGDNDPALTYQITTGNLVNGDTFTGALQRDNGQNAGSYAIKQGTVALSNNYNLSYQPANLVINKALLTVAANNSSRCYGTNNPAFSVSYSGFKYSDNENSLTSRPTVSTMANTGSVAGNYELVPSGGVSANYDFSYVKGTLTVNPLPINTIVSDKGTSISKGETAVLTVSSNNGTSYSWTTANGIISGQNSAVLTVRPMETTTYTVTVRNANGCESVSTITIAVREDYMAVQAENFLTPNGDGVNDNWVIKNIDAYPDHTLSIYDRSGKELYKVRNYKNDWDGTFNGMPLAEGTYYYIIRFDQNQPSLKMAKGFITIVRSK, encoded by the coding sequence ATGGTGAAATTTTACAAAAGCTTGTTTTTAGGAGTATTCATTAGTCTAATCAGTTCGTCATTGTTGCATGCGCAAATAACTGAAGACTTTGAAGATGAATCTTTTGGTGTTAATATTAAGCAATTTTCTACAAATGGATATACTTATGACTTGACAGGTAAGTTTCATATTACAGAATATCTAAAAACAGGGTATAACGATAGTGATAGATTTATAGATAACTTTGAAAACTGTTCTCCTTCAGATCCATCAGGGATACTTGGTAGTATTAAACCGCGATTGGCAGGATATATAAAAGTTGAAAGTTTATGGTTGTTTGGTTCTGCTGACTGTAACTTTGTGTCAAATGACGGTACGGCCACAATTAGAGGAAAGAAATCAGGTATTACTCAATATACAATTTCTTTAAATTCTTCTAATTTAAATAATATTCAAACTGTTAATAACGGGTTTGTTTTTGTGAATTTTGCTAATAATAATTATAATAACATTGAAATAGATGAATTAGAGTTTGAAGTGGGAGGGAACTTAAAATATTTGGCTATTGATGATTTTAGATTTAGTCACGTTTCCCTAACACAAGCAACAAATGTAAGTTTTACCACTACCCAGCAAACGCAAACAACGCTTGACTGGACAAATGGCACAGGAACATCGAGAGCTGTTTTCATGAAAGCAGCAACAACAGGAAATCCTGTTTTAATTGATAATACTTCCTACACCGCGAATACTATATTTGGTTCGGGAACTCAGATTGGATCATCAGGCTGGTATTGTGTTTATAATGGTACAGGTAGTTCTGTAACAGTTACTGGCTTAACGAGCAATACTACATACCGGGCAATGGTGGTAGAATATAATGGAGCTTCAGGCTCACAAAAATATCAGGGAGTGTCGGGTACCAATAACCCTAATAATGTTACTACCAGTGCTGTTGTTGCAACACCCGTCATTACCACTTCAGTAACAACACTTTCGGCTTTTTCAACTTGTTCAGGAACGGCATCTGCACCACAATCTTTTACGGTATCAGGCAGCGACTTAACCGCTAATTTAACCATAACAGCGCCAAATGGCTTTGAGATATCAACATCATCAGCCGGTACTTATGGCTCTTCTGTTAGCATGTCTCCCACGGGAGGTACAGTAAGCAATACCACCATATACATTCGTTTAAGAGCGGATATTATTGGCAGCCCTTCGGATAATATCACAGTAAGCTCTACCGGAGCAACCTCTAAAACTATAGCGGTAACTGGTACCGCTAACATACCCCCCGCAACACCGTCTGCTTCAAGCAATAGCCCGGTAGCTGTGGGGAATACGCTTAATTTAAGTACACCACCTGTATCGGGTGCAACTTATGCCTGGACAGGGCCAAATGGTTTTTCTTCAAATGCGCAAAATCCAAGTATTACTAATATAACAGCGGCCTCAGCAGGTACTTATAGCGTAACCGTAACCGTAACTGCGACTGGTTGTACCAGTGCAGCAGGTACAACGACTGTAGTTGTGAATGTACCTTCTGGAATTACTCCAGATGCCAGCGGCATAGTCAGGGTTAAACAAAATGGAGCAGGAAATAAAACCGGAGATAGTTGGGCCAATGCAGCAGCCGAACTGGCGGATGCCTTAAAAGTGGCTAAAACCAATACGGCTATCAAAGAAATTTGGGTTGCAGGAGGTACTTACAAACCGATGTACAGTCCCGAAGATGGGGGCAATTTTGGTACAGACAAAGGCAGAGATAATACATTCTTATTGGTAAAAGATGTAAAAATATATGGCGGTTTTGCAGGCACAGAAAATGCTTTAGCTAATAGAAATTTAAGCCTTACAGCCAATGCCAGTATTTTGAGTGGAGATATAGATAATAATGATTTGCCTGATGGCACTAATAATACTAACAATGCTTACCATGTGGTAGTGAGTTCAGGCGATGCCGGTACAGCAACTTTGAACGGTTTTACCATAAAAGGAGGCTATGCAAATGGGGGTGGTAACACAATTACTGTAAATGGTAACTCAATAATGCAAAACTCGGGAGCAGGTATTTACAATCATCTTTCAAATCTTTTGATAGAATTTGCTAATATATCATATAATGTTAGTGGGGGTGGAGATGGTGCAGGAGTTTGTAATATTAGCTCTAGTCCAAAAATAGTAAATTCATTGATACATCATAATACAGGTTCTTATAGAGGAAGTGGAGTCTACAATGCGTTTTCACCTTCTATGCCAGAGCTAATTAATGTTACTATAACTGATAATGTTAACAATCCAACCGTAGGTGTTGTGCATAATGATGGAGGTAGTGCTATTGTAAAAAATAGTATTATTTGGAGTAATACCGCTAAATCTGGAATTGAAGGTAATCCATCTATCGATGTAAAAAATAGTATTATACAAGGTGGATACGCTGGAACAGTTATACTCAATGCAGACCCACAATTTACCAATGCAGCAGCAGGCGACTATACGCTATCAGCTTCAAGTCCGGCTGTAAATAAAGGTAGCAATACCTCGTTTACCGGATTAGATGCCAATACCAAAGATCTCGCCGGAAATGCCCGTGTTTATAAATATGCCAGTGCCGGTGTGATAGATATGGGGGCTTACGAACTACAAGCCGATGCTGCAACAGCGATTACAGCAGTAACTGTACCTTCTAATGCTACTTATGCTATTGGACAAACATTAAATTTTACTATAAAATTCAGTGGAAATGTAAATGTTACCACAACAGGAGGTACACCACGTATAGTAATGACCATTGGTTCAACTACACGTTATGCAACTTATACATCAGTAAGCGGAACAGGAGATTTGGTATTTACCTATACCGTACAATCAGGAGATTTAGATACAGATGGTATTGCAGTAGGAAGTGCTATTGACCTAAATGGTGGAACTATAACAGACGGAGCATCTAACGCGGTGGTGTTGACATTAAATGGAGTAGGTTCAACTACAGGGGTGCTTGTAGATGGCGTTGCACCTTCGGTTACCTCTATTGTCAGATCCTCAGGAAACCCGTCATTAACTAATCTTTCGCAAATTAGTTTCGACGTAACCTTTTCAGAATTGGTAACCGGGGTTGATGCTTCGGATTTTACCTTAAATACCAGTGGAGGAATTACAGGGGCTTCGGTCAGTTCAATATCGGGAAGCGGTAGTGTTTATACTGTTACGGTAAGTACGGGAACTGGCGATGGAACCATTCGCCTCGATTTTAACAATTCAGGAACTGGTATTAAAGATATTGCAGGTAATGATATCGCAGGCGGATATACAGCAGGCCAGAGTTATACCGTGGACAAGACAGCACCTATAATAGCGGGTGTAAGCAACGGAAGTTCATATAATGTAAACAAAACGATTACTTTTAATGAAGGTACCGCAACGCTGAACGGATTCGCTTTTACAAGTGGTACAACCGTAATTGCAGAAGGCTCACATACGCTGATTGTAACCGATGCTGCAGGGAACAGCGCAACAATAGCTTTCACTATAGACAAGACAGCACCTATAGTATCAGGTGTAACTAATAGTGGTCTGTACAACACTGATAAAACCATTAGCTTTAATGAAGGTACAGCAACATTGAACGGTTCGACTTTTACAAGCGGTTCAGTAGTAAGTGCAGAAGGAACTTATACCTTGGTAGTAACCGATGCGGCAGGTAACAGCACAACAGTAAGCTTTACTATTGATAAAACACCACCAACTACAACTGTTGCAACTTTGGCCCTTTCAGATGATAGCGGCGTTTCATCCACCGATTTTATCACAAATGTTGCTGCCCAAACCCTATCAGGAACCTTAAGTGCTAACTTACAGACCGGAGAAACAGTACACATTTCATTAGACAACGGAGCTACCTATCAGCTGGCTACTGCTACCGTAGGCTTAAATACATTCTCTTTAAGCGGGGTAACGTTATCAGGTAGCAGTACCATAAATGTACATGTAGCCGACCAGGCTGGTAACAAAGGAATGGAATATTCGCAAGCTTACACGTTGGATACAACTCCGCCGACAGCGCCATCAACACCGGGACTGACAGCAGCAAGCGATAGTGGTGTGTCTGACTCAGACCATATTACTAATGTTACCCAACCTACGTTCACAGGTACGGCAGAAGCAGGAGCAACGATTACCTTATATAGCGGGGCTACGGTATTAGGTACAACAACTGCAACAGGTGGAAACTGGAGCATTACTTTGGCATCCGCATTGACTGATGGAGCATATAGCATTACAGCAAAGGCAACCGATATAGCAGGAAATGTTAGCTCAGCTTCTTCGGCAATAGCGATTACAATAGATACCACGAAACCTTCAGTGGCTATTACCAGCAGTGTATCTACCCTTAAAAAAGACGAAACGGCTACCATAACCTTTACTTTTAGTGAAGATCCGGGAAGTAGTTTTACCTCAGCAGACATTATTATTTCAGGAGGTACATTATCAGCGCTTTCAGGAACAGGTACAACTCGTACGGCCACCTTTACCCCTACCGCCAACGTAGATGAAGGTACGGTCAGTATTACGATAGCAGCTGGAAGCTATACAGACATAGCAGGAAATACTGGTTTAGCAGGAACTACACCAAGCCTGACTTACGATACCAAAGCACCGGCAGTACCAACGGGTTTAACGGCAATTTTTGATAACCAGCAGAGTGTATTAAATTGGACAGCTAATACAGAAACTGATCTAAGCTCTTATAAGATCTATAGCGGTACCAGTGCTAATCCTACCACTTTGCTTGCCACGGTAACAAAGCCGACAGTAACCTATACGGACACCGGATTAACCAATGGAACCACCTATTATTACCGCATAACAGCGGTAGACCAGGCCGGAAACGAAAGTACTTACAGTACAGAAGTAACGGCTATTCCTGAAGCGGCACAAACCATTACTTTTAATGCCCTTACCGCTAAAACTTATGGCGATGCGGATTTTGATGCAGGAGCTGCAACAACATCGGGTTTAACCATCAGCTACAATTCTGATAACACTTCTGTAGCAACTATTGTAAGTGGAAAAATACATATTGTAGGAGCAGGAACCGCTAACATTACGGCCAGTCAGTCAGGGGACAATTTCTACAAAGCCGCTGCGGATCAGGTACACACCTTAACGGTTAACAAGAAAATTCTTACAGCTACAAGCCAAGCAGTAAGTAAAACTTATGACGGGACTCTTACGGCTGCAATTAACTTCAATGCTTTTACTACGGCAACTGGTTTAGTGGGTACAGATGATGTATTTGTTACTTATAGTTCTGCAAGTTATGACGATAAACATGTTGGTGTTAATAAAGCTGTTACAATAAACAATCTTGCTTTATCTGGTACGTCTAAAAATAACTACAGCCTTAATGTGTTCAGTACAACGGGTTCCATTATAACTAAAACTATCAATGTAACAGCACAGGCAGACAGCCGCGTGTATAACGGAACGACAACGTCATCTGTAGCTCCTGTAGTAAGTGCCCTGCAAACAGGAGATGTTATCTCGGTTCAGCCTATACAGATATATAACAACCGTAATGTTGGATCGAACAAAACATTGATCCCATCCGGGCTAATTATCAATGATGGTAATAACGGGGCAAACTATACGGTAAACTACGTGAACAATACCAGCGGAGAGATAACCAAGAAAGCTATCAATGTAACAGCACAGGCAGACAGCCGGGTGTATAACGGAACGACAACATCGTTCATAACTCCTGTAACAGATGCCCTGCAAACAGGAGATGTTATCACAGTTCAGCCTGTACAGATATATGATAACCGTAATGTTGGGTTGAACAAAACATTGATCCCATCCGGGCTGGTTATCAATGATGGTAATAACGGGGCAAACTATACAGTAAGCTATGTGAATAATACCAGTGGCGAAATTACAGGAAAAGCTCTGGTCATTACCGCAACAGCCAACAACAAGATTTACGATGGAAATACGAATGCTACTGTAAGCTTAAGCGATAACCGTGTAAGCGGAGATGTACTGACTTTAGCCCATACAACGGCAACGTTCAACAACAAGAATATAGGCAACAATAAGCCGGTAAGCATAAGCGGTATCAGTATCAGCGGAGCAGATGCAGCAAATTATACTTTCAATACCGAGGCATCAACAACAGCGAACATCACGGCAAAAGCCTTAACCATTAGCGCAACGGCAACAGATAAGGTGTATGACGGAAATACGAATGCAACGGTAAGTTTAAGCGATAACCGTGTAACAGGCGATGTACTGACTCTGGCAAATACAGCTGCCACGTTTGATAATAAGAATGTAGGAGCAAACAAAGCGGTAAGTGTAAGCGGTATCAGTATCAGCGGATCGGACGCAGTGAACTACACATTCAATAATACTGCAGCTACAACAGCTAACGTTACCCCGGCTAAACTCAGCTATGTAGCCTCGCCGGTAACAAAAGTATATGGAGATGCAAACCCATTATTAACAGGAACGGTAACCGGTTTCGTAACAGGGGATACCCAGGCCAATGCCACTACGGGAACCCTGAGCTTTAGCACAGCGGCCAGCAACGCCAGCGGTATCGGCAGCTATGCGATAACTGGCAGCGGCTTAAGCGCACAGAACTATACCTTAGAGCAGGCAGCAGGCAACGCAGCGGCATTAACGGTAACAGCCCGTCCGGTCACCATCAAGGCAGATGCGAAAGCTAAGATCTATGGCGATAACGATCCTGCGCTGACCTACCAGATCACTACAGGCAACCTGGTGAACGGAGATACCTTTACAGGTGCGCTGCAACGCGATAACGGACAGAATGCAGGCAGCTATGCGATCAAACAGGGAACAGTTGCCTTAAGTAATAACTATAACCTGAGCTACCAGCCGGCAAACCTGGTGATCAATAAGGCATTGTTAACCGTTGCGGCGAACAATAGCTCGCGCTGCTACGGAACAAATAACCCGGCATTCAGCGTAAGCTACAGCGGATTTAAATACAGTGACAATGAAAACAGCCTGACGAGCAGGCCAACGGTAAGCACCATGGCCAATACAGGTAGCGTTGCGGGTAATTACGAACTGGTACCATCGGGAGGCGTATCGGCTAACTATGATTTCAGCTATGTAAAAGGAACCTTGACGGTGAACCCGCTACCAATAAACACGATAGTGAGTGACAAAGGAACCAGTATCAGTAAAGGAGAAACAGCGGTACTTACCGTAAGCAGCAACAACGGTACAAGCTACAGCTGGACGACAGCAAACGGTATCATCAGCGGTCAGAACAGCGCTGTGTTAACGGTCCGTCCAATGGAGACCACTACCTATACTGTAACAGTAAGGAATGCCAATGGATGTGAGAGTGTTTCAACCATCACCATAGCAGTAAGAGAAGATTACATGGCGGTACAGGCCGAAAACTTCCTGACACCAAATGGAGATGGAGTAAATGACAATTGGGTAATCAAGAACATTGATGCCTATCCAGATCATACGCTTTCGATCTATGACAGGTCAGGAAAAGAGCTGTATAAAGTTCGCAACTACAAAAATGATTGGGATGGTACCTTTAACGGGATGCCATTGGCCGAAGGAACGTATTACTACATCATCCGCTTCGACCAGAACCAACCGAGCTTGAAAATGGCAAAAGGATTTATAACGATAGTGAGAAGCAAATAG
- a CDS encoding SAM-dependent methyltransferase: MNNFIFKIASSIVHAKTKAEEFDSGKAYADFLNSLTFPETRYSDEETTLTGGVALSPLQAANCALEHIRTVRFIKGTYLAILELFKRFPQEQINILYAGTGPFATIILPVLSLLPQASLNLTLLDISSQSVNSVKSLFSQLGFNPFVSEISHTDAITYTYPSGKKLHMVISETMFEALNREPQIAIMANLAKQICKGGIFIPEQINIDLLYADFNSEPNLQISNESDLILSNTSFKERVVLAKSVLSLDLDNNFFDCGQEKILYTPWFTTSSLSFSVPDLCLFTTVKVWDHVVIHSSQSTITNPVCISSFHTLNQFGSFRLYYSFQHIPQWSIEYRKD; the protein is encoded by the coding sequence ATGAATAATTTTATTTTTAAAATTGCTTCTTCTATTGTTCATGCTAAAACGAAAGCCGAAGAGTTCGATTCCGGAAAGGCTTATGCCGACTTTCTAAACAGCCTAACTTTCCCCGAAACACGTTACAGTGATGAAGAAACCACCCTCACAGGAGGGGTTGCTTTATCTCCGTTACAAGCGGCCAATTGTGCGCTGGAGCACATCAGAACTGTACGTTTCATTAAAGGAACCTACCTTGCTATTCTCGAACTTTTTAAACGCTTTCCTCAGGAACAGATAAATATTTTATATGCCGGTACTGGCCCTTTTGCCACTATTATTTTGCCCGTACTTTCACTTCTTCCTCAAGCAAGCTTAAATCTTACCTTATTAGATATCAGCAGCCAGTCGGTTAATTCCGTTAAATCTTTATTTAGCCAGCTGGGTTTCAATCCTTTTGTTTCTGAAATTTCACATACCGACGCCATTACCTACACTTACCCCTCTGGGAAAAAACTTCATATGGTTATCTCTGAAACCATGTTTGAAGCTTTAAACAGAGAACCACAAATTGCCATAATGGCTAATCTGGCCAAGCAAATCTGTAAAGGCGGTATTTTCATACCTGAACAAATCAATATCGATTTGCTATATGCAGATTTTAATTCCGAGCCGAATCTTCAGATTTCCAATGAAAGCGATTTAATTCTTTCCAATACATCTTTTAAAGAACGTGTTGTCCTCGCTAAATCTGTTCTCAGTTTAGATCTGGACAATAATTTTTTTGATTGCGGGCAGGAAAAAATCCTTTATACACCCTGGTTTACCACTTCTTCTCTTTCTTTTTCTGTACCCGATCTGTGCCTGTTTACTACTGTAAAGGTATGGGATCATGTTGTGATCCACAGTTCCCAATCTACCATTACCAATCCTGTTTGCATCAGTTCTTTCCATACTTTGAACCAATTCGGTTCTTTCAGGTTATATTATTCTTTTCAGCACATTCCACAATGGTCTATTGAATACAGGAAAGATTAA
- a CDS encoding phage tail protein yields MEAFIGSIMLWPLENVPRGWHICDGTSLQIRNYQALYSLIGTTYGGNASTDFNLPDLRGRAPLFANMAVPQFSLATKGGEETHVLTSNEMPQHTHTAGAVTNLSAQLKVSSQNALQPLPAQGATIATSGVNNAGSFTADANYNQATPNVALNDQSVVVQSVTASTSIAGASAPHNNMQPYLVMNYIICLVGLYPTRP; encoded by the coding sequence ATGGAAGCTTTTATAGGTTCAATTATGCTATGGCCACTTGAAAATGTTCCTCGTGGTTGGCATATTTGCGATGGAACAAGTTTACAAATAAGAAATTATCAGGCTTTATATTCGCTGATAGGTACAACTTATGGTGGAAATGCAAGTACTGATTTTAATCTGCCCGACCTTAGAGGGCGCGCTCCTCTTTTTGCAAACATGGCTGTGCCGCAATTTTCACTTGCTACAAAAGGTGGAGAAGAAACACATGTTCTAACAAGTAATGAGATGCCCCAGCATACACATACTGCAGGTGCAGTAACAAACCTATCTGCGCAGTTAAAAGTATCTTCACAAAATGCTTTACAACCTTTACCTGCACAGGGAGCAACTATTGCAACCAGTGGGGTAAATAACGCGGGGAGCTTTACTGCAGATGCAAACTATAACCAGGCAACCCCAAATGTGGCTCTGAATGACCAGTCAGTGGTAGTTCAGTCAGTGACTGCCTCAACAAGTATTGCGGGAGCATCTGCTCCGCATAACAATATGCAGCCCTATTTGGTTATGAACTATATTATTTGCTTAGTCGGACTTTATCCTACCAGACCTTGA
- a CDS encoding phage tail protein yields the protein MIDVYAGAIILWPLNRIPLGWHLCDGSLLNINEYQLLYVLLGKKYGGDGVTNFALPDLRGRVPIGSGQGPNLTPRVLAQTGGQGAHTLTLAEMPAHIHVATTQGVANVKAVLNVSSANASQTAATANATLATAGSGSGRSFNPVLKYGNSAPTVILNSKSVAISGDYTNSGTGGGGSHNNVQPSFALNFIICTNGLYPDFNQ from the coding sequence ATGATAGATGTATATGCAGGAGCCATTATATTATGGCCATTAAATAGAATACCATTAGGTTGGCATCTTTGTGATGGCAGCTTATTAAATATTAATGAGTACCAGTTATTATACGTATTACTGGGGAAAAAATACGGAGGTGATGGCGTTACAAATTTTGCTTTACCAGATTTAAGAGGCCGGGTGCCAATTGGCTCAGGTCAGGGACCGAATCTTACTCCACGTGTACTGGCGCAGACTGGTGGACAGGGTGCACATACTTTAACTCTTGCAGAAATGCCTGCACATATTCATGTTGCCACTACTCAGGGAGTTGCAAATGTAAAAGCGGTCCTTAATGTAAGTTCGGCAAATGCTTCGCAAACTGCTGCAACAGCCAATGCCACGCTGGCAACAGCAGGCTCAGGTTCAGGCAGATCATTCAATCCGGTGTTAAAATATGGTAATAGTGCTCCTACGGTAATCCTGAACAGTAAATCTGTAGCCATTTCTGGAGATTATACTAACAGTGGAACAGGGGGGGGCGGAAGCCATAACAATGTGCAGCCTTCTTTTGCACTTAACTTTATTATATGCACAAACGGACTTTATCCAGACTTTAATCAATAA
- a CDS encoding phage tail protein produces the protein METFYSSIILWPLNWAPAGYLLCQGQELLVNQYPALYSLIGQTYGGSGQSTFKLPDLRTYIPVGKGQIPGSVNLDLGKTTGEAQHTLNVNEMALHSHAGNIGGVVTLAVSNDNAGASVPTAGSSISVAGTNTGGVFTPRQNFVMSDPDTTLNLGSIGVNTQGSGVTVVNATTGGSQAHNNMQPYLVLNAIISIDGPVYPDFND, from the coding sequence ATGGAAACATTTTATTCGTCAATTATCTTATGGCCTTTAAATTGGGCGCCTGCAGGGTATTTGCTCTGTCAGGGACAGGAGTTGCTGGTTAATCAATATCCGGCACTCTATTCGCTCATTGGGCAAACTTATGGAGGAAGCGGGCAAAGCACATTTAAATTGCCTGATCTGCGAACTTACATTCCTGTAGGAAAAGGACAAATTCCGGGGTCTGTGAATTTAGATTTGGGAAAAACGACAGGAGAAGCTCAGCATACTTTAAATGTTAATGAAATGGCTTTGCATTCGCATGCAGGAAATATAGGCGGAGTAGTTACACTTGCAGTTAGCAATGACAATGCCGGAGCATCAGTTCCTACTGCAGGTAGTTCTATTTCAGTAGCAGGAACAAACACAGGGGGAGTTTTTACGCCCAGACAAAACTTTGTAATGTCTGACCCTGATACTACCCTAAACCTTGGATCTATAGGTGTAAACACACAGGGTAGTGGTGTTACAGTTGTTAACGCTACTACAGGAGGTTCGCAAGCCCATAACAACATGCAGCCCTATTTAGTGCTAAATGCAATTATTAGTATTGACGGACCAGTATATCCAGACTTCAATGATTAA